One genomic region from Microcystis panniformis FACHB-1757 encodes:
- a CDS encoding TolB family protein — MTKAPFFLFICLFLGVIGGCNLNNPGLSTGTLNSRYNDEKPALSGDGRWLALLSNRRGSNQILLYDLQTKQYQALGGLYTGQEITDSPSLSQTGRYLAYVVIIEGRPVIALYDRITDRSELLSQNYRGWLRNPRLSPDGRYLVFESARRGQWDVEVLDRGPNIELDIADGSPVESPKP, encoded by the coding sequence ATGACCAAAGCTCCCTTTTTCCTGTTTATCTGCTTGTTTTTAGGGGTTATAGGCGGTTGTAATCTCAATAACCCCGGTTTATCTACAGGAACCCTCAATAGTCGCTATAATGACGAAAAACCTGCCCTGAGCGGTGATGGTCGTTGGCTGGCTTTGCTGTCTAATCGTCGCGGTAGTAATCAGATACTGCTGTATGATTTGCAGACAAAACAATACCAGGCCTTAGGGGGACTATATACGGGTCAAGAAATTACCGATAGCCCTAGTTTAAGCCAAACGGGGCGTTATCTGGCTTATGTGGTGATTATTGAAGGTCGTCCCGTCATCGCTTTATATGATCGCATTACCGATCGCTCTGAGTTATTGAGTCAAAATTATCGCGGTTGGTTGCGAAATCCCCGTCTTAGTCCCGATGGTCGTTATCTTGTCTTTGAGTCCGCTCGTCGGGGACAATGGGATGTGGAGGTTCTCGATCGCGGTCCGAATATCGAGTTAGATATTGCCGATGGCAGTCCCGTTGAAAGTCCCAAACCGTGA
- the pyk gene encoding pyruvate kinase, producing the protein MHSLSFPRRTKIVATIGPASQNKETLRQMIKAGATTFRLNFSHGDHDYHRHSINLIRQLAFELNQPIGILQDLQGPKIRLGKFACGSITLKPGEHFILTSRDVECNQEISSISYPSLAQEVPEGSRILLDDGKVEMRVESVDRLKGDLSCRVVVGGVLSSNKGVNFPNVYLSVKALTDKDKKDLMFGLLWDVDWIALSFVRNPQDILEIKELIASAGKSIPVIAKIEKHEAIEEMEAILSLCDGVMVARGDLGVELPAEDVPILQKRLINTANQLGIPIITATQMLDSMASNPRPTRAEVSDVANAILDGTDAVMLSNETAVGHYPIEAVATMARIAERIEREQINSAARSNNKQSIPNAISSAVSQIAEQLGAAAIITLTKTGSTARNVSRFRPKTPILAVTPHREVAQQLQLVWGVKPMLLLDLPSTSQTFQVAMNLAQENNLLADGDLVVMTAGTLQGVAGSTDLIKVEVVKSLLGKGTGIGQGVASGRARVAHNAREVGSFSSGEILVVPTTSAEYVDMMRKAGGIITEDNAMNNHAATIGLKLGIPVIVGVKDATKIIREGVIISLDAQRGLIYSGIGNGAATMKN; encoded by the coding sequence ATGCACTCTCTGTCTTTCCCCCGTCGCACTAAAATTGTGGCCACGATTGGCCCAGCCTCGCAAAATAAGGAAACATTACGTCAGATGATCAAGGCGGGGGCGACGACATTTAGATTAAACTTTTCCCATGGCGATCACGATTACCATCGTCACAGCATTAACTTGATCCGTCAGTTAGCCTTTGAACTCAATCAACCGATTGGCATCCTTCAGGATCTACAGGGACCAAAAATTCGTTTAGGTAAATTTGCCTGTGGGTCGATTACCCTGAAACCGGGGGAACATTTTATCCTTACTTCTAGGGATGTGGAATGTAATCAGGAAATCAGTTCCATTAGCTATCCCTCGCTGGCCCAAGAAGTCCCAGAAGGTTCGAGAATTCTCCTCGATGATGGTAAAGTCGAAATGCGGGTGGAATCGGTGGATCGTTTGAAAGGTGATCTTTCCTGTCGCGTAGTGGTTGGGGGTGTCTTATCCAGTAATAAAGGGGTAAATTTTCCCAACGTCTATCTGTCGGTGAAAGCTTTAACCGATAAGGACAAAAAAGATTTAATGTTCGGACTGCTGTGGGATGTGGATTGGATCGCCCTTAGTTTTGTGCGTAATCCCCAAGATATCCTCGAAATTAAAGAATTAATCGCCAGTGCGGGTAAATCTATCCCCGTAATCGCTAAAATTGAAAAACACGAAGCGATCGAGGAAATGGAGGCAATTTTATCCCTCTGTGATGGTGTTATGGTGGCTAGGGGAGATTTAGGAGTAGAATTACCCGCCGAAGACGTGCCAATCCTGCAAAAACGCCTGATTAACACCGCTAATCAGCTAGGTATCCCGATTATTACCGCCACTCAAATGCTTGACAGTATGGCCAGTAATCCTCGTCCCACCCGCGCCGAGGTTTCGGACGTGGCTAATGCGATTTTAGATGGCACTGATGCGGTCATGCTTTCCAATGAAACGGCTGTGGGTCATTATCCCATCGAAGCGGTGGCAACCATGGCCCGCATTGCCGAAAGGATCGAACGGGAACAGATCAATAGTGCCGCTCGCTCTAACAATAAACAATCGATTCCTAACGCTATTTCCTCGGCAGTTAGTCAAATTGCCGAACAATTGGGGGCAGCGGCAATTATTACCCTGACAAAAACCGGCTCTACTGCCCGTAATGTCTCGCGATTTCGCCCAAAAACCCCGATTTTAGCCGTTACTCCCCATCGGGAAGTGGCACAGCAGTTACAGCTAGTTTGGGGCGTAAAACCGATGTTATTGCTCGATTTACCCTCCACCAGCCAAACTTTTCAAGTGGCGATGAATCTTGCCCAGGAAAATAACCTCCTAGCGGATGGTGACTTAGTGGTGATGACGGCGGGAACTCTGCAAGGGGTGGCCGGTTCCACGGATTTAATTAAGGTGGAAGTGGTAAAATCCCTTTTGGGCAAGGGTACGGGTATCGGCCAGGGTGTGGCTAGTGGCCGGGCGCGAGTAGCCCATAATGCCCGAGAAGTGGGTAGTTTTAGTAGTGGGGAGATTTTAGTCGTTCCCACCACCAGCGCCGAATATGTGGATATGATGCGGAAAGCTGGCGGAATTATCACCGAAGATAATGCGATGAACAATCACGCCGCTACTATCGGTTTAAAATTGGGTATTCCTGTGATTGTCGGGGTTAAAGATGCCACGAAAATTATCCGCGAAGGGGTAATCATTAGTCTCGATGCTCAACGGGGTTTAATTTATTCTGGTATTGGCAATGGCGCGGCAACTATGAAAAACTGA
- a CDS encoding TolB family protein yields MKRHFFISLVAVISLLTGCAGYPSLLSFPFDRGGRSLNSAASELTPYLASRYLVFASDRNGSQAIYLFDAIDRRLLPLPGLNSLDQIASSPSISEDGRYIVFTASRQGKTTIYLYDRQTEQRREIAPDLLAEVRNPIISADGSKVAFEAAKNGQWDIMIYDLSGRVLVNENQ; encoded by the coding sequence GTGAAACGTCATTTTTTTATTAGTCTTGTTGCTGTAATTAGTTTGTTAACTGGATGTGCGGGTTATCCCAGTTTATTGTCTTTTCCTTTCGATCGAGGGGGGAGAAGTTTAAATAGTGCTGCTAGTGAATTAACTCCCTATCTTGCCTCTCGCTATCTCGTTTTTGCTTCCGATCGCAATGGTTCCCAAGCTATCTATCTTTTTGATGCTATTGATCGCCGTTTACTGCCTTTACCCGGCCTAAATTCTCTCGATCAGATCGCTTCTAGTCCTTCCATTAGTGAAGATGGTCGTTATATCGTTTTTACTGCTAGTCGTCAGGGAAAAACGACTATTTATCTGTACGATCGACAAACTGAACAGAGAAGGGAAATTGCTCCCGATCTCCTCGCAGAAGTACGCAATCCGATCATCAGTGCCGATGGTTCTAAAGTGGCTTTTGAAGCGGCAAAAAATGGGCAATGGGATATTATGATTTACGATCTATCCGGACGGGTATTAGTCAATGAAAATCAGTGA
- a CDS encoding Ycf66 family protein → MVNFGLNSASILGIFLAVAGAGLYFLRSVRPELSRDHDIFFAAVGLLCGLILLFQGWRLDPILQFGQFLLTGAAVFFAFETVKLRGLTTEQARRGTSFVDERPVSREYRAELEPLDTYEPEERYEDNPRLRGYDDPRSSRTSSYQEEEPRSTRTRRPADTGSRKTANRRPRNSSPTSDRDVYDQRRSGDDWEETSSRPRRRPASEETSSKPPRTSQKRRTRPIIEDDPPFKGEYVDYQPIDPSDTSDREDWQRPDNSERESSNDHPTRFDY, encoded by the coding sequence ATGGTCAATTTTGGGCTGAATTCGGCCAGTATCTTGGGAATTTTTCTGGCAGTGGCCGGAGCCGGGTTATACTTCCTGCGCTCGGTGCGGCCAGAACTTTCCAGGGATCATGATATATTTTTTGCCGCCGTTGGTTTACTGTGCGGTTTAATTCTACTTTTTCAAGGGTGGCGACTGGATCCGATTTTGCAATTCGGACAATTTTTGCTGACTGGGGCAGCGGTGTTTTTTGCCTTCGAGACGGTAAAATTGCGGGGTTTAACCACGGAACAGGCCCGCCGCGGCACGTCTTTTGTGGATGAACGTCCTGTGAGTCGGGAATATCGGGCCGAATTGGAACCCCTCGACACCTACGAACCGGAGGAACGTTACGAAGATAATCCCCGTTTACGCGGTTACGATGATCCCCGATCTTCCCGCACTTCTAGTTATCAGGAGGAGGAACCCCGCAGCACCCGCACCCGTCGGCCGGCCGATACCGGCAGTCGCAAAACCGCTAATCGTCGTCCCCGCAATAGTTCCCCCACTAGCGATCGAGATGTTTATGATCAGCGCCGTAGCGGTGATGATTGGGAAGAAACCAGTTCCCGTCCCCGTCGTCGTCCCGCTAGTGAAGAGACGAGCAGTAAACCACCCCGCACTAGCCAAAAACGTCGTACTCGCCCAATAATTGAGGATGATCCGCCATTTAAAGGGGAATACGTCGATTATCAACCGATCGATCCTAGCGATACGAGCGATCGAGAAGATTGGCAGAGACCGGATAATAGTGAACGGGAGTCGAGTAATGATCATCCGACTAGGTTTGATTATTAA
- a CDS encoding iron uptake porin, with translation MSKLFKNLVKVTPLVLGASVAAAGSAVAQTMPGTPQLKIDPAAQQQLDRIQRAQSSQQINTGVYQGSMSQVTSVNQLRDVSPTAWAYEALRSLVERYGCIVGFPDRTFRGDRATTRWEFAAGLNACLNVMERLIQDGVGVLREDIDKLKRLVQEFETELAALGARVDNLEQRVAFLENNQFSTTTKLRGEVIFSIADSWGGQASIRNTDGTVTEGSNQDETQTVFNNRVRLNFETSFTGKDLLRTRLQAGNFNNTFNQNGPTRTNMTRLAYDDGRDNDVTIDDLFYRAPIGTPFGNITVWVGANQLNLDDVFITANPFLADSGTGALSRGQRYNNIVFRGPSGVGAAVRFNIGDVFQVTGTYLAEGGTNGASNPNPGSGLFNGSYSAGAQVGFSFIKFADINFVYVRSYQTAASMSSGLFGNVSSPLTERPFGNVATVADRFGLQASAQVIPGVLNLGAWGGYANASATGVNNAIGDNNTGIWSWNLNLSVLDLFAEGAAFSLGGGQVPRSDKESSTSYMVEAQYKFPVTKNILITPGAYAVFNANNDGNSIVVGVIRTTFRF, from the coding sequence ATGTCAAAACTATTCAAGAATTTAGTCAAGGTAACTCCTTTAGTATTAGGGGCTTCCGTGGCGGCGGCTGGCAGCGCAGTGGCTCAAACTATGCCGGGGACACCTCAACTGAAAATTGATCCGGCTGCGCAACAACAACTCGATCGCATTCAACGCGCCCAAAGTAGTCAGCAGATTAATACGGGTGTTTATCAAGGTTCCATGTCCCAGGTGACTAGCGTTAACCAACTGCGGGACGTATCTCCCACCGCTTGGGCCTACGAGGCATTAAGAAGTCTTGTGGAACGTTACGGTTGTATCGTGGGTTTTCCCGACCGTACCTTCCGCGGTGATCGCGCCACCACTCGTTGGGAATTTGCCGCAGGTTTAAACGCTTGTTTAAACGTCATGGAACGTTTAATTCAAGATGGTGTCGGGGTACTCAGAGAAGATATCGATAAATTAAAACGTCTTGTTCAAGAATTTGAAACCGAACTAGCGGCTTTAGGAGCTAGAGTGGATAACCTTGAACAGCGCGTTGCTTTCTTGGAAAACAATCAATTTTCCACCACCACCAAACTCAGAGGTGAGGTGATATTCAGTATCGCCGATAGCTGGGGTGGTCAAGCTTCCATTAGAAATACCGACGGTACGGTGACTGAGGGCAGCAATCAAGATGAAACTCAAACAGTATTTAATAATCGGGTTCGTCTCAACTTTGAAACCAGTTTCACCGGTAAAGATTTGTTAAGAACCCGTTTACAAGCAGGTAACTTTAACAATACCTTCAACCAAAACGGTCCGACGAGAACCAACATGACCCGTCTAGCATACGATGATGGTCGTGACAACGATGTCACCATCGATGACTTGTTCTACCGCGCTCCCATCGGTACTCCCTTCGGTAACATCACCGTTTGGGTTGGTGCTAACCAGTTAAACCTAGATGACGTTTTTATTACGGCTAACCCCTTCCTCGCCGATAGCGGTACAGGTGCTTTATCTCGCGGTCAACGCTACAATAACATCGTTTTCCGTGGTCCTTCCGGTGTTGGTGCGGCGGTCAGATTTAATATCGGGGATGTTTTCCAAGTCACAGGAACCTACCTAGCTGAGGGTGGGACTAATGGTGCCAGCAATCCTAACCCGGGTAGCGGTTTATTTAACGGTTCCTACAGTGCGGGTGCTCAGGTTGGTTTCTCCTTCATCAAATTTGCCGATATTAACTTCGTCTATGTTCGCAGTTATCAAACTGCGGCTAGTATGAGTTCTGGTTTATTCGGTAACGTCAGCAGCCCTCTGACTGAGCGTCCCTTCGGTAACGTTGCTACTGTAGCTGACCGTTTCGGTCTTCAAGCGAGCGCCCAGGTTATCCCGGGAGTCTTAAATCTAGGGGCATGGGGGGGTTATGCCAATGCCTCGGCCACTGGTGTTAATAATGCGATCGGAGACAATAACACTGGTATCTGGTCTTGGAACCTTAATCTTTCCGTCCTCGACCTCTTTGCCGAAGGTGCGGCCTTCTCTTTAGGTGGTGGTCAAGTACCCCGTTCCGATAAAGAAAGCAGCACCTCTTACATGGTAGAAGCTCAGTATAAGTTCCCAGTCACCAAAAACATCCTGATTACCCCCGGTGCCTATGCGGTCTTCAACGCTAACAACGATGGTAACTCCATTGTGGTCGGTGTCATCCGGACAACTTTCCGTTTCTAA